The Curtobacterium sp. MCSS17_015 genomic sequence TCCTTCCGGACGTCGAGGTCGAGTCGCACGGTCCCGTCACGGTCGACGCGGGTGTGAATCTGCCAGAACGCAGGTTGACCTGGTGCGAGGTCGGGGATGTCGAGGTGGCTGCGGTCGGTGTCGAGTGTGAGCCCACCAGGGGTCCCTGTTTCTGGCGCAGGGTGCCAGACCGTCGCGGCAGCAGACGTGGCGCTGAGGATCCCGATCACACCGCACATGAGAGCGCCGCCTGCGAGGACACCGATCCGCCGTGAACCGGTCATGCTACGTCTGGCCCGCGTCGTGGTGGCCAGAACGCCCAAATGATCACGACTCCGACCATCGCAACGAGCAGCCCGCGCAGAAGGTGACTGTCGAGGGCCTGGAGGACTGAACCGACGGCGGGCGCTGAGGCGATCGTGAGTTGCGCGTCGCGTACGACGTAGGGGGCGCGATCGGGTGTGGCGTTCGCGTCCCCGCGCAGGGTCAGCGAGCGTGCCTCCCGGTCGGAAGGGACGTCGCCGACGGCGATCACTCGGTGAGTGACGGGCAGCACGGAGCCGGGTCGGGGGACCGTAACGACTTGTCCCGTCTGTATCTCACTCGCTGCCACGGAGCGAGCGACGACGACAGCTCCTGTGGGGATCGTGGGACTCATCGATCCAGTCGTCACGACGATGAGTGACAGGCCAGCAATCGTGGCGACTGCCCACCACGCGATGCAGATGAGCCCGATGATGCCGCTGACGGTGACCACACTTGTCCGAACGACATCGTGCAGCGTTCGCTTCGCTGGTGCTTGCCTCGGTGCGGCGGTGGAGGCGAGCTCGGTGTTCACCTGGGTCACGCTGATTCGGCCGTGAACTCCCACGCCGGTGCCACAGTCCGCCCTTGCAGGGCATCGAGTTCGAAGCCCGCTGGCAGGGCAGGACTGGTGGGCAAGGAGACCTCGAAGCAGTACGCCTGGGCGGATCCCGAATTCGCTGCCAGCGCTTGCGTCACCGTAGCCCCTGCCGTCCCCAGGGAACCGCTTGCGATGACGGCTGCGGGGTCGTTGAACGTCGCTGCGCTGCAGGATGCTGACGTCGCCGTCGTAGCGACGCGAACCTGCAGTGCATCCCACAGAATCTCGTCCGCGTCAGCGGTCGTGATGCCGGCCGCGGGCGTCGCGGACTCGAGGCGAAGCGTTCCTGCAACGGATCCCGAAACCGTGCGGAGCGCCACCGCAGCGTACGACGCTTCGCCCGGCGACAGCGCGAGCGCGTCTGCTGTGAAGGTCATGCCCTGGCCCGGGTTCGTTTCCGCTTGGGTCCATCCGGCCGTGAAGGGTGCTCCGGCGACGCTTTGCTCGACCTCGAACGTGGATGTACCAACCCCAGCGCCTCCAGCGCCGTTCCCGCCGAACACCCATTCCGTGTCCGTCCACGCGGCGAGGGTGAATCCAACCCCACCGACGACGAGAGAACCGCCGGCTGCGAGGGCGAAGATCTTGGTGCGCCGAGAAGCGGGCGCGGTGGACTGTCCTGACATCGTTGCTCCTGATCCCTGTTCGCCGACGGTGGCAGGAGTGGTTGGTTCCTGCTGCCGTGGCGATCTGGTGAGGATCTCCGACGACCCCCGTCAGCGATGTTTCGGTGATCTTGTCAGCAGCGGGAAGCTCTCGCAAGGCGAAAGTTTGTTCGTTTCTCGAACGGTTGCAGGCTCAAGGCGCGGGACGTGAAGGCGTCCGGGCAAGGGGATGCTCGGCGCGATTCGTGGTAGAACCCCTGCTGTGAGCGTGCCTACCTTCGTCGACGTTGCGACGACGAACGCTGATGAAGCAGCTCAGGCGATCAGTCAGAGCTTTGGGTACACGGCAGCCCTGTCCGCGGGGGCGTTGTCGTACCGTCAGCGGGTTGTCGGCGGCGATGCCGTCACGATCGCCGATTTGGAGCTCGGCGCCAAGCTGCAGGTCGATCTCGATGCCACTGATGAGGTGATGCTCGTCCAGGTGGAGTCAGGCACCTACGCGTACAACCCGTGGGGCTCAGAGCAGGTGATCGGTCAGGGCGAAGCGTTCTTGATGCCACCTGATCAGGGATTACAGTTCAGCATCGACCACGCCACGGTCTCGACATGCTCGTTCTCGGCAGGGCTGCTCCAAGAAATCGCGAGCGAGCTGTGGGACGTCGAGCATGTCCAGCTGCGAGAGGGCGCGGTACGCCCTCTCGATGCCGCGCAGCACTGGTTGTGGCGCCGGACCGTTGAGGAATACCGGCACCAGGTCCTTGAGACACCGGAGATCTACGCCGATGAGCTGCTCCGCGATCAAGCGTCCCGGTACCTGGTTGTCAGCGCGATCACTGCGTTCGGCCTCGTCGAAACGCCGATCCGCTCCGCTGCGATGCCGAGTGCCGCGGTGCGACGCGCTATCGCCTACATCGACGATCACCTTCAGGAATCGATCACGTCGCAGGACATCGCCTCGGCAGCCCGGCTGTCGCAACGAGGGCTGTCACTGGCGTTCCAACGGGAACGTGGCCAGTCACCCATGCAGTACGTGCGGCTCGCTCGTGTTGCCGGCACCCGAAGGGCTCTGCTGTCGGCGGACCCCACTCGGGGTGATTCAGTGACCGCCGTCGCGGCAGCCTGGGGTTTCAGCAATCCCGGACGTTTCAGCGCGCTGTATCGAGCGACGTACGGCGAGAGTCCGCGCGAGACCCTGACCCGCTGACTCCCGTACGCGACCGTGCTTGTGATGGGGACGGAGAACGGGGGTTGGTGAGGCCCCCGCCCTCCCTTCCCAGAACCCTGATTCCTCCCTGGGGCACTCTCATCCTGCCAGCCCGAAGCTCAGCGCCAAGCGTTTTCGGTAACGATTTCGGTCAGCTACGACTCGACGGTTGGTTGCAACGTCGCACCGTGCCGTTTCCGTCCAACTGCT encodes the following:
- a CDS encoding acyl-CoA dehydrogenase; its protein translation is MSGQSTAPASRRTKIFALAAGGSLVVGGVGFTLAAWTDTEWVFGGNGAGGAGVGTSTFEVEQSVAGAPFTAGWTQAETNPGQGMTFTADALALSPGEASYAAVALRTVSGSVAGTLRLESATPAAGITTADADEILWDALQVRVATTATSASCSAATFNDPAAVIASGSLGTAGATVTQALAANSGSAQAYCFEVSLPTSPALPAGFELDALQGRTVAPAWEFTAESA
- a CDS encoding helix-turn-helix domain-containing protein, with the protein product MSVPTFVDVATTNADEAAQAISQSFGYTAALSAGALSYRQRVVGGDAVTIADLELGAKLQVDLDATDEVMLVQVESGTYAYNPWGSEQVIGQGEAFLMPPDQGLQFSIDHATVSTCSFSAGLLQEIASELWDVEHVQLREGAVRPLDAAQHWLWRRTVEEYRHQVLETPEIYADELLRDQASRYLVVSAITAFGLVETPIRSAAMPSAAVRRAIAYIDDHLQESITSQDIASAARLSQRGLSLAFQRERGQSPMQYVRLARVAGTRRALLSADPTRGDSVTAVAAAWGFSNPGRFSALYRATYGESPRETLTR